The following are encoded in a window of Aneurinibacillus migulanus genomic DNA:
- the spoVAE gene encoding stage V sporulation protein AE: MIFFWAFVIGGLICVIGQLLMDVGKLTPAHTMSTLVVMGAVLDGLGWYEPLIKFAGAGVTVPITSFGNALVHGAMQEMQSDGVIGIITGIFEVTSAGISAAIIFGFLGALVFKPRG; the protein is encoded by the coding sequence ATGATTTTTTTCTGGGCTTTTGTTATCGGCGGTCTCATCTGTGTGATCGGGCAGTTATTAATGGATGTAGGGAAACTAACACCTGCTCATACGATGTCCACCCTAGTTGTAATGGGCGCTGTGCTCGACGGTTTGGGGTGGTATGAGCCTCTCATCAAGTTTGCCGGGGCCGGTGTAACTGTACCGATTACCAGTTTTGGTAACGCACTCGTTCACGGGGCTATGCAGGAGATGCAATCCGATGGGGTTATCGGTATTATCACCGGTATTTTTGAAGTAACGAGCGCCGGAATTTCGGCGGCTATTATTTTTGGATTTCTTGGCGCTTTGGTGTTTAAACCAAGAGGATAA
- the spoVAD gene encoding stage V sporulation protein AD — MLQGHQSWIFRNKPVILSSAAVGGPFEAQGNLADDFDLLYGDIWLEQDSFEKAEKKMLEDACDTAIKKADIQKGDINFFLAGDLMNQIISSSFSARTVGVPYLGIFGACSTSMEGLALAAQLVDSGAAKYALAGTCSHNCTAEKQFRYPTEYGSQKPPTAQWTVTGAGAAVVASSGNGPRVVSATVGRVIDMGISDPFNMGAAMAPAAVDTIQAHFRDLQITADHYDIIATGDLGQVGHAIAKDLFKKHGIDVPENKLTDCGLLIYSKDQEVMSGASGCACCATVTYGHLLRRLRAGEWKRMLIVATGALLSPLSYQQNESIPCVAHAVAIEQ, encoded by the coding sequence ATGCTTCAGGGACACCAGTCATGGATTTTTCGGAATAAGCCTGTTATCCTCTCCTCTGCGGCTGTTGGAGGACCGTTTGAAGCCCAGGGAAATTTAGCTGATGACTTCGATCTTTTATATGGCGATATTTGGCTCGAACAGGATAGTTTTGAGAAGGCAGAAAAGAAAATGCTTGAGGACGCCTGCGATACCGCCATCAAAAAAGCGGATATTCAAAAAGGTGACATTAACTTTTTTCTGGCCGGTGATTTAATGAACCAGATTATCTCCAGTAGCTTCTCCGCCCGGACTGTCGGCGTGCCTTACCTGGGGATTTTCGGCGCCTGCTCCACTTCCATGGAAGGTCTGGCACTCGCTGCCCAGCTCGTCGACAGCGGAGCAGCCAAATATGCGCTTGCCGGAACATGCAGTCATAATTGTACGGCTGAGAAACAATTCCGTTATCCGACAGAATATGGTTCGCAGAAGCCTCCGACTGCTCAATGGACAGTTACTGGTGCGGGAGCCGCGGTCGTCGCTTCTTCCGGGAATGGTCCGCGCGTCGTCTCGGCTACTGTCGGCCGGGTAATCGATATGGGTATTTCTGATCCGTTCAATATGGGAGCTGCGATGGCACCGGCAGCGGTAGACACGATTCAAGCGCATTTCCGCGATTTGCAAATTACTGCCGATCATTACGATATTATCGCCACAGGTGATTTAGGACAAGTCGGACATGCCATTGCTAAAGACTTATTCAAGAAACACGGAATTGACGTTCCAGAAAATAAACTGACGGATTGCGGTCTGCTTATCTACAGCAAGGATCAGGAAGTAATGTCTGGAGCAAGTGGCTGCGCTTGCTGTGCAACCGTAACGTACGGTCACCTTCTTAGACGTCTGCGTGCCGGAGAGTGGAAACGCATGCTCATTGTAGCTACGGGTGCACTTCTCTCTCCGCTCAGTTACCAGCAGAACGAAAGCATTCCATGCGTGGCACACGCAGTCGCTATCGAACAATGA
- the kamA gene encoding lysine 2,3-aminomutase: protein MSLLEKDLNKGQHTPALGEGWHAAPAKTRNFRDIELWKDVTDEQWNDWLWQLTHTIKTVEDLKRVVNLTPEEEEGVRISTQTIPLNITPYYASLMDPDDPRCPVRMQSVPVSAEIMKTKYDLEDPLHEDEDSPVPGLTHRYPDRVLFLVTNQCSMYCRYCTRRRFSGQVGMGVPKKQLDAAINYIANTPEVRDVLISGGDGLLINDTVLEYILKNLRAIPHVEIIRIGTRAPVVFPQRITENLCNILKKYHPVWLNTHFNTPLEITPESKLACEMLANAGVPVGNQAVILAGINDSVPIMKKLMHELVKIRVRPYYIYQCDLSEGIGHFRAPVSKGLEIMEGLRGHTSGYAVPTFVVDAPGGGGKIALQPNYMISQSPDKVVLRNFEGVITSYPEPKNYEAGRADAYFNEHYGIVQEEETVGISAIMRDEKFNLVPEGLRRMNKRKQYEQTDDHASLKDRRDKRDEMKAKLAKTKNNQ, encoded by the coding sequence CTGCAAAAACACGCAACTTCCGTGATATCGAACTTTGGAAAGACGTAACAGATGAACAATGGAACGATTGGCTCTGGCAGCTTACTCATACAATAAAAACCGTAGAAGACTTAAAGAGAGTCGTAAACTTGACTCCTGAAGAAGAAGAAGGCGTACGAATTTCCACACAAACTATTCCGCTGAATATTACACCGTACTATGCATCACTTATGGACCCGGATGATCCACGTTGTCCAGTGCGTATGCAATCGGTTCCGGTATCAGCAGAGATTATGAAAACAAAATACGATTTAGAAGACCCGTTGCACGAAGATGAAGATTCTCCAGTACCGGGTTTGACACATCGTTATCCGGATCGTGTGCTGTTCCTGGTAACCAACCAGTGCTCCATGTATTGCCGCTACTGTACACGTCGCCGCTTCTCCGGCCAAGTAGGTATGGGCGTGCCGAAGAAACAACTCGATGCGGCCATCAACTATATCGCCAACACTCCAGAAGTGCGTGATGTTCTCATTTCCGGTGGCGATGGCCTATTAATTAATGATACGGTACTCGAATATATTTTGAAAAACCTACGTGCGATTCCACATGTGGAAATCATTCGCATTGGTACGCGCGCTCCTGTCGTATTCCCGCAACGGATTACAGAAAATCTGTGCAATATCTTGAAGAAGTATCATCCGGTATGGCTGAATACGCACTTCAATACACCGCTTGAAATCACGCCTGAATCAAAGCTAGCCTGTGAAATGCTTGCAAACGCTGGGGTTCCGGTTGGGAATCAGGCCGTTATTCTTGCAGGTATTAATGACAGCGTGCCGATTATGAAGAAACTTATGCATGAACTTGTAAAAATCCGCGTTCGTCCATACTATATCTATCAGTGCGACCTGTCCGAAGGTATTGGCCATTTCCGTGCACCGGTGTCTAAAGGCCTTGAAATTATGGAAGGTTTACGCGGCCACACATCTGGCTATGCGGTACCGACATTCGTAGTGGATGCGCCAGGCGGCGGCGGTAAAATTGCGCTACAGCCAAATTACATGATTTCTCAAAGTCCGGATAAAGTCGTACTACGCAACTTCGAAGGGGTTATTACTTCTTATCCGGAACCGAAGAATTATGAGGCGGGACGTGCAGACGCGTACTTCAACGAGCATTATGGCATTGTGCAAGAAGAAGAAACAGTAGGAATTAGCGCCATTATGCGTGATGAGAAATTCAACCTCGTACCAGAAGGCTTACGTCGTATGAATAAACGTAAACAATATGAACAAACCGATGATCACGCCTCCCTAAAAGACCGCCGTGATAAACGCGACGAGATGAAGGCGAAGTTAGCCAAGACGAAAAATAATCAATAA
- a CDS encoding DUF1657 domain-containing protein, with translation MTVSAQVKQAIASLKSAQASLETFALSTQNQQAKQLFTQNAQQTQSIIDALEPRVQQLEQEEPQYKGF, from the coding sequence ATGACAGTATCAGCACAAGTCAAACAGGCAATCGCAAGTTTGAAAAGCGCACAAGCCAGCTTGGAAACATTCGCATTAAGCACACAAAACCAGCAAGCAAAGCAGCTTTTCACCCAAAACGCGCAACAGACGCAATCAATCATCGATGCGCTAGAACCTCGGGTTCAACAACTCGAACAAGAAGAGCCTCAATACAAAGGGTTTTAA
- a CDS encoding YokU family protein gives MKCIWCETETATEGIQDCYWVTPDGKNTVHIQNIPSVDCPNCYDKFVPEDTSQKIEDALYLNDISSLGTKFTYEQLLEAPRINMFKAKSE, from the coding sequence ATGAAATGCATCTGGTGCGAGACCGAGACAGCCACAGAAGGCATCCAGGATTGCTATTGGGTTACGCCGGACGGAAAAAACACTGTGCACATCCAGAATATTCCTTCTGTTGATTGCCCGAACTGTTACGATAAGTTCGTTCCGGAAGATACTTCACAAAAAATTGAAGATGCGCTTTACTTGAATGATATCTCCTCCCTAGGTACGAAGTTCACATACGAACAACTACTTGAGGCGCCGCGCATCAATATGTTTAAAGCAAAATCAGAGTAA
- the spoVAC gene encoding stage V sporulation protein AC yields the protein MASKAKNKKLTPTQIEYQKVSQAHEPPRPVFKNVLRAFFIGGAICLFGQVIQSFFINYFNFTEKTAGDPTVAVLIFISVLLTGIGVYDKIAQYAGAGTAVPVTGFANSIASAALEHRSEGLVLGVGGNMFKLAGSVIVFGVFAAFIIGLLKWAWMTLGGIS from the coding sequence ATGGCAAGCAAGGCAAAAAACAAGAAGCTTACTCCCACGCAAATCGAATACCAAAAGGTTTCACAGGCGCATGAACCACCCCGGCCAGTGTTCAAAAATGTACTGCGTGCTTTTTTTATCGGGGGTGCTATCTGCCTGTTCGGGCAGGTTATTCAAAGCTTTTTCATTAACTACTTTAATTTTACAGAGAAAACGGCGGGCGATCCGACCGTTGCCGTTCTTATCTTTATCTCTGTTCTTCTGACCGGGATTGGCGTCTATGACAAAATTGCACAGTATGCCGGGGCCGGCACGGCTGTACCTGTAACGGGGTTTGCCAACTCTATCGCTTCGGCTGCACTTGAGCACCGCAGCGAAGGTCTTGTATTAGGCGTTGGGGGCAACATGTTCAAGCTAGCCGGTTCTGTTATTGTATTCGGTGTTTTCGCCGCCTTTATTATTGGTCTGCTAAAATGGGCCTGGATGACGTTAGGAGGGATATCATAA